A window of Nicotiana tabacum cultivar K326 chromosome 24, ASM71507v2, whole genome shotgun sequence contains these coding sequences:
- the LOC107796865 gene encoding uncharacterized protein LOC107796865, translating to MDQLSSKKRARDNSAELEINLPEVKRLREDLLDDLYDPSEFCSSSHDLDSFMKSFEDEITTSPEPATAGVSLESGESQPELGYLLEASDDELGLPPATESETELTRVSTESAEISNELLGFDGDIPGYDPFDLGIVESEQYSANVIGEYVGLDGLFDHSDLDRGYAKPDNEESLPQNKKEVLAKTSKKDKQALALIHQYLDDVIFEKVVDATISKEA from the exons atggatCAACTGAGTTCAAAAAAACGAGCTCGCGATAACTCGGCCGAGTTAGAGATCAACTTGCCGGAGGTAAAGCGACTCAGAGAAGATCTATTAGACGATTTATATGATCCCTCCGAGTTTTGCAGTTCGAGTCATGATCTCGACTCGTTCATGAAAAGCTTCGAAGATGAAATCACAACTTCGCCGGAGCCGGCGACGGCCGGTGTTTCGTTGGAGTCCGGGGAGTCTCAGCCGGAGTTAGGATATCTTCTGGAAGCTTCAGATGATGAGCTTGGGCTACCTCCGGCGACTGAGTCGGAAACTGAGTTGACCCGAGTTAGTACTGAGTCGGCGGAAATCAGTAACGAGTTGCTGGGATTTGATGGGGACATTCCGGGTTATGACCCGTTTGATTTGGGAATTGTTGAATCGGAGCAATATAGTGCTAATGTTATTGGGGAATATGTGGGGTTAGATGGGTTGTTTGATCATTCGGATCTGG ACAGAGGGTATGCAAAACCCGATAATGAGGAAAGTTTGCctcaaaataagaaagaggtcttGGCAAAGACGAGTAAGAAGGATAAACAAGCCCTCGCGCTCATCCACCAATATTTGGATGATGTCATATTTGAGAAGGTGGTAGATGCTACCATCTCAAAGGAAGCTTGA